The following are encoded in a window of Panicum virgatum strain AP13 chromosome 5N, P.virgatum_v5, whole genome shotgun sequence genomic DNA:
- the LOC120676302 gene encoding F-box/FBD/LRR-repeat protein At1g16930-like → MDLSGWRIAGIQHIRPFCGEDEGTNTALEFAYGSLSLPQPPATPDAPLAAACAAWSGAPDDGVDRISSLPDEILRNVVSRLPVKDAARTGALASRWRGLWRSVPLVFADSNLLQGCRENPLWRPGLVDTLGLTNDVSDILAAHPGPFRCVQITCCYLDMNREKIKGWPKLVADKGVQELAFINRPWPLDLPLPTTLFSCTSLTRLHIGAWKLPNTATLPDAVAFPHLQELFLTLITMKDKDLAFLLERSPVLEVLTIIASQRDVRLCLASRSLRCLQLGMSSLGDITVADAPRLERFFLLMTRRIGGNKFSTIKIGNAPNLRMLGYWPPGQHELQIGNTIMEAGTNR, encoded by the exons atggACCTGAGCGGATGGCGCATTGCAGGCATACAGCACATCCGGCCCTTCTGCGGTGAGGATGAAGGTACGAACACGGCGCTCGAGTTCGCGTACGggtccctctccctcccgcaaCCGCCCGCCACCCCCGAcgcgcccctcgccgccgcttgCGCCGCGTGGTCCGGGGCCCCAGACGACGGCGTCGACCGCATCAGCAGCCTCCCCGATGAGATCCTCCGGAACGTCGTCTCCCGCCTCCCCGTCAAGGACGCCGCGCGCACCGGCGCGCTCGCCTCGCGCTGGCGCGGCCTCTGGCGCTCGGTGCCGCTCGTCTTCGCCGACTCCAACCTCCTCCAGGGGTGCAGAGAGAACCCGCTCTGGCGCCCGGGGCTCGTGGACACGCTCGGCCTCACCAACGACGTGTCCGACATCCTCGCCGCGCACCCGGGCCCCTTCCGCTGCGTCCAGATTACGTGCTGCTACTTGGACATGAACAGGGAAAAGATCAAGGGCTGGCCGAAGCTGGTCGCCGACAAGGGCGTCCAAGAACTCGCCTTTATCAACCGCCCGTGGCCGCTCGACCTCCCTCTCCCCACCACGCTCTTCAGCTGCACCTCGCTCACCCGCCTGCACATCGGCGCCTGGAAGCTCCCGAACACTGCCACTCTTCCGGACGCCGTCGCCTTTCCCCACCTCCAGGAGCTCTTCCTCACCTTGATCACCATGAAGGATAAAGACCTCGCCTTCCTGCTCGAGAGGAGCCCCGTCCTGGAGGTCCTCACCATCATCGCAAGCCAGAGGGACGTGCGCCTCTGCTTGGCCAGCCGCAGCCTGCGGTGCCTGCAGCTGGGCATGTCTTCCTTGGGGGACATCACCGTGGCCGACGCTCCTCGCCTGGAGAGGTTCTTTCTGCTAATGACACGTCGCATTGGGGGCAACAAGTTCTCGACGATCAAGATTGGCAACGCACCCAACCTGCGGATGCTGGGATACTGGCCCCCGGGACAGCACGAACTACAGATTGGCAACACCATCATGGAG GCGGGCACTAATAGGTGA
- the LOC120674829 gene encoding F-box/LRR-repeat protein At3g26922-like, whose product MARLVRCPEQLDWFAYARIQGAFPGGHFPGDRPAAPSLPSAAASTPGGDGVDRISALPDVLLRDVVSRLPVRDGARTAALASRWRGLWRTAPLVLGDNDLLLASDGARARPDAAVGRILADHPSPFRSVHIAHCSLTSGERELGDWARLLAAKGVQDLVFLDNPPLPRRAAAITRCASLRRLPADILRCASLHRLFLGTCAFPDTAVQHAERQHE is encoded by the exons ATGGCCAGGCTCGTCAGGTGTCCAGAGCAGCTTGATTGGTTTGCGTATGCAAGAATACAG GGCGCATTCCCCGGCGGCCACTTCCCCGGCGACCGCCcagccgccccctccctcccctccgccgcggcctcgaCCCCGGGCGGTGACGGCGTGGACCGCATCAGCGCCCTCCCGGACGTCCTCCTCCGCGACGTCGTCTCCCGCCTCCCCGTCCGCGACGGAGCGCGGaccgccgcgctcgcctcccGCTGGCGCGGCCTCTGGCGCACCGCCCCGCTCGTCCTCGGCGACAACGACCTCCTCCTGGCATccgacggcgcgcgcgcgcgccccgaCGCTGCAGTCGGCCGGATCCTCGCTGACCACCCGAGCCCCTTCCGCAGCGTCCACATCGCCCACTGCTCTCTTACGTCCGGTGAGCGTGAGCTAGGCGATTGGGCGCGCCTCCTCGCTGCCAAGGGCGTCCAGGACCTCGTCTTCCTCGACAATCCACccttgccgcgccgcgccgccgccatcacccgATGCGCCTCGCTCCGCCGGCTCCCGGCCGACATCCTCCGTTGCGCCTCGCTCCACCGGCTCTTTCTTGGAACCTGCGCGTTCCCGGATACCGCCG TTCAGCATGCTGAGCGGCAACATGAGTGA
- the LOC120674827 gene encoding basic proline-rich protein-like has product MPAPHPGSGVPGTRLVPGARGRLDPAPDAVYRPPDAASAPRAPPPRPRRPRPRPGSRLPTPAPRPGSGVPGARLIPGARGRLDPAPDAVYRPRRCLRSSGAARAASPPPEAAPAARLMAPDAGSPPRQQRPRGPALPRRIVS; this is encoded by the coding sequence ATGCCGGCTCCCCACCCCGGCAGCGGCGTCCCCGGGACCCGGCTCGtccccggcgcgcgcggccggctgGACCCCGCCCCCGACGCCGTCTACCGGCCCCCCGACGCTGCCTCTGCACCTCgggcgccgcctccccgcccccGGAGGCCGCGCCCGCGGCCCGGCTCACGGCTCCCGACGCCGGCTCCCCGCCCCGGCAGCGGTGTCCCCGGGGCCCGGCTCATCCCGGGCGCCCGCGGCCGGCTGGACCCCGCCCCCGACGCCGTCTACCGGCCCCGGCGCTGCCTTCGCTCCTcgggcgccgcccgcgccgcttcCCCGCCCCCGGAGGCCGCGCCCGCAGCCCGGCTCATGGCTCCTGACGCCGGCTCCCCGCCCCGGCAGCAGCGTCCCCGGGGCCCGGCTCTTCCCCGGCGCATTGTTAGCTGA
- the LOC120676835 gene encoding uncharacterized protein LOC120676835 gives MLACSPELETLALIISRMTKRIHLRGQSLKCMRLWTGVVEGLAVVDAPHLERLILWKSVGDYHHMVLKIGNTIINAQTKASPSCIVPSVKILALELNFGVSKDANMLTSFLRCFPNVETLHIVSSKAGEDTGRHHAKFWLELDPIKCVKSHINKIIIHEFQGEQSEFGFVKFIAKRARKLQTLVLVLTEGTFASVGEVCEVNSQLKALTRCSWAAEGCQVLLVGPKLNCTWSFARASDLSVKDPFW, from the exons ATGCTTGCCTGCAGCCCCGAGCTGGAGACCCTCGCGCTCATCATCAGCAGAATGACCAAGCGCATTCACCTCCGCGGCCAAAGCCTCAAGTGCATGCGCCTCTGGACGGGTGTGGTAGAGGGGCTCGCAGTGGTGGATGCTCCGCACCTGGAGCGGCTCATCCTCTGGAAATCGGTTGGTGATTATCACCATATGGTACTCAAGATTGGCAACACCATCATCAAT GCTCAGACAAAGGCAAGCCCAAGTTGCATCGTCCCAAGTGTCAAGATCTTGGCTTTAGAGCTGAATTTTGGTGTTTCTAAGGATGCCAATATGCTAACCAGCTTCCTCAGATGCTTTCCCAATGTTGAGACACTGCACATTGTG TCTTCTAAAGCTGGTGAAGATACTGGCAGGCACCACGCCAAGTTCTGGCTGGAGCTTGACCCTATCAAGTGCGTGAAGTCACAtatcaacaaaattattatccATGAATTCCAAGGGGAACAAAGCGAGTTCGGATTCGTCAAGTTCATTGCCAAGCGTGCTCGGAAGCTCCAGACTTTGGTGCTTGTGTTGACCGAAGGAACATTTGCTTCAGTGGGCGAGGTGTGTGAAGTGAATAGCCAACTGAAGGCTCTAACAAGATGTTCATGGGCAGCTGAAGGATGTCAAGTGCTGCTGGTGGGGCCTAAATTAAATTGCACATGGAGCTTCGCTAGAGCATCTGATCTGTCGGTTAAAGACCCGTTTTGGTAA
- the LOC120674390 gene encoding uncharacterized protein LOC120674390, giving the protein MQHPFRLRALSDRSSSPRHRRAAGPAETMDAPLLAPHPPARGSLKGAAGDEIEAASASAAWCRFCLDSGGELISPCMCKGTQRFVHRSCLDHWRSIREGTAFSHCTTCKAQFHLRVQFLEGDGGRKMKFRLFVARDILLVFLAIQIAIAAIGGGAYWLDKCGHFRNRFAGGWIHILSLHPVPFYYCVGVVVFFALVGVFGLILHCSTSPSSNNDFPCFTRSSNCRSDSSDDDDDFAVVVTIVIIFAIIGIVYAFIAATSAVQRIFQRHYHILAKKELTKEYVVEDLRGDYTPPKLDPKHEQRLKELQLM; this is encoded by the exons ATGCAGCACCCCTTTCGCCTGCGCGCTTTGTCCGATCGCAGCAGCTCTCCGCGTCATCGTCGCGCCGCGGGACCGGCCGAGACGATGGACGCCCCACTCCTCGCGCCGCACCCGCCGGCGCGGGGCTCGCTGAAGGGAGCGGCGGGCGACGAGATTGAGGCCgcttccgcctccgccgcctggtGCCGCTTCTGCCTCGATTCCG GTGGTGAGCTGATCTCGCCCTGCATGTGCAAGGGGACGCAGCGGTTCGTACACCGCTCTTGCCTTGACCACTGGAGGTCTATCAGG GAAGGAACTGCCTTTTCACATTGCACAACATGCAAGGCCCAATTCCATCTACGGGTGCAATTTCTCGAGGGAGATGGGGGCCGTAAAATGAAGTTCCGGCTGTTCGTTGCAAGGGATATCCTGCTTGTGTTCCTTGCCATCCAAATT GCCATTGCTGCCATTGGTGGCGGGGCATATTGGCTGGATAAATGTGGGCATTTCAGGAACAGATTTGCTGGTGGGTGGATTCACATTCTTTCACTGCATCCAGTGCCCTTCTACTATTGTGTTG GTGTAGTGGTGTTTTTCGCACTGGTTGGAGTTTTTGGGCTCATATTACACTGCTCGACGTCCCCGTCTTCCAACAATGATTTTCCGTGCTTCACTAGATCCTCGAACTGCAGATCAGATTCATCagacgatgatgatgacttTGCTGTTGTTGTTACCATCGTTATTATTTTTGCCATCATCGGAATTGTGTATGCCTTCATTGCTGCAACTAGTGCTGTCCAGCGGATCTTTCAACGACACTACCACATTCTTGCCAAGAAGGAGCTGACAAAG GAGTATGTCGTGGAGGACCTCCGAGGGGATTATACACCACCAAAGCTGGACCCAAAGCACGAGCAGCGCTTGAAGGAGCTGCAGCTCATGTAG